The Eublepharis macularius isolate TG4126 chromosome 3, MPM_Emac_v1.0, whole genome shotgun sequence genome has a window encoding:
- the GPM6B gene encoding neuronal membrane glycoprotein M6-b isoform X3, with product METAAEENTEQSQEKKGCFECCIKCLGGVPYASLVATILCFSGVALFCGCGHVALAGTITILEQRFSTNATDHALLSEVIKLMQYVIYGIASFFFLYGIILLAEGFYTTSAVKELHGEFKTTICGRCISGMFVFLTYVLGVAWLGVFGFSAVPVFMFYNIWSTCEVIRSLPANMTASADQICVDIRQYGIIPWNAVPGRACGSALAEMCNTPEFYLSYHLFIVACAGAGATVIALLIYMMATTYNYAVLKFKSREDCCTKF from the exons GTTGCTTTGAGTGTTGCATTAAGTGCCTGGGAGGAGTTCCATATGCTTCACTTGTGGCTACCATTCTTTGCTTCTCTGGGGTAGCATTGTTCTGCGGCTGCGGTCATGTGGCTCTTGCTGGGACCATCACTATTCTCGAACAGCGCTTTTCCACAAATGCCACTGATCATGCTTTGTTGTCTGAAGT aaTAAAGTTAATGCAGTATGTGATCTATGGCATtgcatcattttttttcttgtatgGAATCATTCTATTGGCGGAGGGATTTTATACAACAAGTGCAGTAAAGGAGCTGCATGGCGAATTCAAGACAACAATCTGTGGCCGTTGCATCAGTGGAATG TTTGTCTTCCTCACCTACGTGCTGGGGGTAGCTTGGCTTGGAGTCTTCGGCTTCTCTGCGGTACCGGTCTTTATGTTCTATAACATATGGTCAACCTGTGAAGTCATCAGATCACTCCCGGCAAATATGACAGCTTCAGCAGACCAGATCTGTGTGGATATCAGGCAATACG GGATTATCCCTTGGAATGCTGTACCTGGCCGCGCATGTGGGTCAGCCTTAGCAGAAATGTGCAACACACCTGAG TTTTATTTGTCTTACCACCTGTTCATCGTGGCCTGTGCTGGAGCTGGTGCGACTGTCATAGCCCTG CTGATCTACATGATGGCTACCACATATAACTATGCTGTTTTGAAGTTTAAGAGTCGGGAAGATTGCTGCACTAAATTCTAA